The following proteins come from a genomic window of Malus sylvestris chromosome 4, drMalSylv7.2, whole genome shotgun sequence:
- the LOC126620247 gene encoding uncharacterized protein LOC126620247 isoform X2: MGKNLRDKNPNNSSGNEHSPGCVWGLLHMMKYHHWHYVKKRLVHKRHRGNKHAGVGIPGSCTGNACMPEDTDAKSDKSNGEEKTRQSIPAGIHSVKARIKARIAGEMSKKKGRHNRASSCPVRSQLKRTESMHRLEPPPNLYPIAEMVLNENSPRIVHHGNEKSCATRNTSNLASLSTTTYERPISGNNDCCGDSCPLITRDRTVHDKVNENKKDHTFIEEKMDDDRMQDMFEKKLIHVKELDADASLHHPKEYLEALDIINVNKELLVKILHDPGSPLAVHFHNQQAVSAKMGLTKSESFPVKLRHKHELTGSPLIEESKSKNSIKTKKLAGSSSLKYADERSIPSIIEHNADGIQKLNQTIADSSASGTSESLRNQGENRMAIKRFKDLRQKIKQVIKESRQERHMIAMDAILHKVPHGQKLTKEMEQEIINHSKDPAMNREGKGSPASSYDSDHLVSTIKKKQQHHIRRASSLNASLDKYCELYETSCNREAKCQTTSERLKLRNERVGSPLRSVSKTLGRIFSLPEIKSYNYQNEESSDVFSSGAPIRAVVDGNASRRSSFDEQNSVHHSIGSENHTELDAPVESEIKNLAGGGEFKAVSRDKVASTSIVNREKSAPVDSIVNDIESLTEPFPISVPEFNLSLCEGAEMEIKPQDGIESLAKLEHDSPNDTPKPVHMDTEKIGSPMKHLRYDMTQVRIDERDLADFNYVRDVLEQSRFSGNESLGTWHLDEQPVDPLMYGDTEGCLVHDPDCSGNKEGGKCDHYLLFDLINEVLMEIYGRSYNYCPMALSSLCHIPLMPAGHHVLKEVWALVSWNLSLRPEVDQSLDYALSRDLEKSDGWMNLQFDSECIGIELEDLIFYELLEEVLCV; this comes from the exons TCCAGCAGGCATACATTCCGTCAAGGCCCGAATAAAAGCACGGATTGCTGGAGAAATGTCAAAGAAGAAGGGTAGACATAACCGGGCTTCAAGCTGTCCTGTACGATCACAATTGAAACGAACAGAATCCATGCATCGTTTGGAACCACCACCTAACCTGTACCCGATTGCTGAAATGGTATTGAATGAGAATAGTCCTAGAATTGTTCACCACGGCAATGAAAAATCCTGTGCTACAAGAAATACAAGCAATCTGGCATCACTGTCCACGACAACATATGAACGACCAATTAGTGGCAATAATGATTGTTGTGGAGATAGTTGCCCACTAATCACTAGAGATCGTACCGTGCATGACAAGGTTAATGAGAATAAAAAAGATCACacatttatagaagaaaagatGGATGATGACAGAATGCAAGATATGTTCGAGAAGAAGTTGATACACGTAAAAGAACTCGATGCAGATGCTTCCCTACACCATCCAAAGGAGTATTTGGAGGCGTTGGATATAATCAATGTGAACAAGGAGTTATTAGTAAAGATTTTACATGATCCCGGCTCTCCTTTAGCTGTGCACTTCCATAATCAGCAAGCCGTCAGTGCAAAAATGGGTTTAACTAAGTCAGAGTCATTCCCTGTCAAGCTCAGGCACAAGCATGAATTGACAGGGTCTCCTTTAATTGAGGAAAGCAAGTCGAAAAACAGTATTAAAACAAAGAAATTAGCAGGGTCATCTTCTTTGAAATATGCTGATGAACGCTCAATTCCATCGATCATTGAGCACAATGCAGATGGGATTCAAAAGCTAAACCAAACAATTGCCGATAGTTCTGCTTCTGGTACTTCCGAAAGTTTGAGGAACCAAGGTGAGAATCGCATGGCAATTAAACGGTTCAAGGATCTGAGACAAAAAATAAAGCAAGTGATCAAGGAGAGCAGACAAGAGAGACATATGATTGCCATGGATGCCATCCTTCATAAGGTTCCTCATGGCCAAAAGCTTACTAAAGAAATGGAGCAAGAGATCATTAACCATTCGAAGGACCCTGCAATGAACAGAGAAGGTAAAGGCAGTCCAGCAAGCAGTTATGATAGCGATCATTTGGTTTCTACCATCAAGAAAAAGCAACAGCACCACATAAGAAGAGCGTCATCACTCAATGCATCGCTAGATAAGTACTGTGAGTTGTACGAGACTAGTTGCAACAGAGAAGCCAAATGCCAAACAACATCCGAGAGATTGAAGTTGAGAAATGAAAGAGTAGGCTCACCATTACGTTCTGTTTCAAAAACGCTGGGGAGGATTTTTTCGTTACCTGAAATTAAATCATATAATTATCAGAACGAGGAATCTTCTGATGTGTTTTCTTCTGGAGCTCCAATTAGGGCTGTTGTGGATGGAAATGCAAGCAGAAGAAGTAGCTTTGATGAACAAAATAGTGTACACCATAGTATAGGTTCAGAAAATCATACGGAGCTAGATGCGCCTGTAGaaagtgagattaaaaatttgGCTGGCGGTGGTGAATTCAAGGCAGTTTCCAGAGATAAGGTGGCATCAACATCAATTGTAAACAGGGAGAAAAGTGCTCCAGTGGATTCAATTGTTAACGATATTGAAAGCTTGACAGAACCATTTCCAATCTCTGTGCCCGAGTTCAACCTTTCCCTCTGTGAAG GAGCAGAAATGGAAATAAAACCTCAAGATGGAATAGAAAGCTTGGCCAAGCTAGAGCATGATTCGCCTAATGATACACCTAAGCCAGTTCACATGGATACGGAGAAGATAGGAAGTCCAATGAAGCACTTGAGGTACGACATGACTCAGGTCCGCATTGATGAAAGAGACTTGGCCGATTTCAATTATGTGCGAGATGTGTTGGAGCAATCCAGATTCAGTGGAAATGAGTCCCTCGGGACATGGCATTTGGATGAGCAGCCTGTTGATCCTTTGATGTATGGTGACACTGAGGGCTGCTTGGTGCATGATCCTGATTGTTCAGGAAACAAAGAAGGCGGGAAATGTGATCACTATCTTCTGTTTGATCTGATCAATGAGGTGCTGATGGAGATATATGGGAGATCATACAACTACTGTCCGATGGCGTTGTCTTCCTTATGTCACATTCCTCTAATGCCGGCAGGGCACCATGTTTTGAAGGAAGTTTGGGCCCTTGTGAGTTGGAACTTGAGCTTGAGACCTGAGGTTGATCAATCACTGGATTATGCTCTGAGTCGAGACCTGGAGAAGAGCGACGGATGGATGAACCTCCAGTTTGATTCTGAGTGCATAGGGATTGAGCTGGaggatttaattttttatgaacttTTAGAGGAAGTTCTCTGTGTTTGA